TGGGTACCGGGTCGAAGGCGAGAGAGACGACCTCCTCGAAGGAGAGCGTGGCCGTGGACACGGTCCGCTCCTGCCCGTTGACGATGATCTTGTAAGTGCGCGGGTGCCCCATCTCGCTCGGGGTGTCGGGGTGATTCACGGCCAGCTCCTTCCTCTTCGTTTTCATTGACGACAGTGAAAGCGTAGCACGGGA
This Streptomyces misionensis DNA region includes the following protein-coding sequences:
- a CDS encoding multiubiquitin domain-containing protein, whose amino-acid sequence is MNHPDTPSEMGHPRTYKIIVNGQERTVSTATLSFEEVVSLAFDPVPTGPYVLITVSFRHADQKPAEGTLTAGTSVQIKNRTVFNVTATDKS